Proteins from a genomic interval of Medicago truncatula cultivar Jemalong A17 chromosome 3, MtrunA17r5.0-ANR, whole genome shotgun sequence:
- the LOC11406643 gene encoding uncharacterized protein isoform X1: MSPLRVAVSNLLKKLRFPSSIAISSAIVTENSSPISFSGKRFCQWYQTGQYGWRQNLRDPCLWILISGHVVLTMGISANTAFAEDVTTETSSGNSANDDLNGLRKIEDGSVASNIHTAKWRVFTDKARELFFEGKLDDAERLFVAAIKEAKEGFGEQDPHVASSCNNLAELYRVKKAFDKAEPLYLEAIKILEESFGPDDVRVAVAVHNLGQFYIGQRMLEKALVSYERALKIKRRVLGYNHSECSDTMYQIGMVLYLQGKEKDAEIIIKDSISMLEKSGEGESIVCIRRLRSLSQIYLKSHRLDDAEMVQRKILNIMEFSKGWKSLDTVIAAESLALTLQASSETKQSKELLERCLEVRRALLPGDHIQIGANLLHLARVAMLDFSQNKKLDVSRAKAELGIAKDYLHNSIRIVRQCLDTILKQKDKSKKTSVRGHTSKEAQAALVILLQSLSTLSSLELAKEELQEIQKGDINVKAKEALLQCIAAYNEFVVHKKSIADYPEIKNEYLSCFKRAQSLLGNKLDGEGIQKLNQTS, encoded by the exons ATGTCTCCTCTGCGCGTGGCAGTTTCAAATTTGCTTAAAAAACTTCGCTTTCCTTCTTCCATAGCCATTTCCTCCGCTATAGTTACCGAAAATTCATCGCCCATCTCATTTTCCGGTAAAAGATTTTGTCAGTGGTATCAAACTGGACAATATGGTTGGAGACAAAATCTTAGGGATCCTTGTTTATGGATTCTTATATCTGGACATGTAG TTTTGACTATGGGGATTAGTGCCAACACTGCGTTTGCAGAGGACGTAACGACCGAAACGTCTTCCGGTAATAGTGCTAATGATGACTTAAATGGATTAAGAAAAATTGAGGATGGTTCTGTAGCATCAAATATACATACAGCGAAATGGAGAGTCTTTACTGATAAAGCAAGAGAGCTTTTCTTTGAG GGAAAATTAGATGATGCTGAAAGACTCTTCGTTGCTGCCATAAAAGAAGCTAAAGAAGGTTTTGGCGAGCAAGATCCGCATGTTGCGTCTTCATGCAACAATCTG GCAGAGTTGTACAGGGTCAAGAAGGCATTTGACAAAGCAGAACCGTTGTATTTGGAAGCTATCAAAATCTTAGAGGAATCTTTTGGTCCCGATGATGTAAG GGTTGCGGTTGCTGTTCACAACCTAGGGCAGTTCTACATTGGACAGCGGATGTTGGAAAAAGCTCTAGTTAGCTATGAG cgCGCTTTGAAG ATAAAAAGGCGTGTTCTGGGATATAATCATTCAGAATGTTCAGATACAATGTATCAAATCGGCATG GTTCTGTATCtacaaggaaaagaaaaggatgcTGAGATCATTATTAAGGACTCCATAAGCATGTTAGAG AAAAGTGGCGAAGGGGAGTCAATTGTATGCATTAGAAGACTCCGTTCCCTCTCCCAG ATATATTTGAAATCGCATCGTCTTGATGACGCTGAGATGGTCCAGAGAAAGATCCTGAATATAATGGAATTCTCAAAG GGATGGAAATCGTTGGACACAGTTATTGCAGCTGAATCCTTGGCCCTGACCCTACAAGCATCTTCCgaaacaaaacaatcaaaagaGCTTCTTGAAAG aTGTCTTGAGGTCCGGAGAGCCTTACTTCCTGGTGATCATATTCAG ATTGGTGCAAACCTGCTTCATCTTGCAAGAGTGGCAATGCTTGATTTcagtcaaaacaaaaaattggatGTTTCTAGAGCTAAAGCTGAGCTTGGTATAGCAAAGGATTATTTGCATAATTCCATAAG GATTGTGCGTCAATGTTTAGATAcgatattaaaacaaaaagacaaGTCGAAGAAAACTAGTGTTCGTGGACATACTAGTAAGGAAGCCCAAGCAGCACTTGTCATATTG TTGCAATCACTCAGTACTCTATCATCGTTGGAGTTGGCTAAGGAAGAATTGCAGGAGATTCAG AAAGGGGATATTAACGTCAAGGCTAAAGAGGCACTCCTTCAATGCATTGCTGCTTACAATGAG TTTGTTGTACATAAGAAGTCCATTGCCGATTACCCTGAAATAAAGAACGAATATCTTTCATGTTTTAAGCGTGCTCAAAGCTTGCTTGGCAATAAACTTGATGGAGAAGGTATCCAAAAGCTGAATCAAACATCATGA
- the LOC11410313 gene encoding aspartic proteinase PCS1: MLLFQHCKNKNKMYLFLVVLFFSINPSQQTNSLSLSFPLTSLSLSNDTTSKMLYTSQLFSTTKKPNNPQNKTPSYNYKFSFKYSMALIINLPIGTPPQTQPMVLDTGSQLSWIQCHKKQPPTASFDPSLSSTFSILPCTHPLCKPRIPDFTLPTSCDQNRLCHYSYFYADGTYAEGNLVREKFTFSRSVSTPPLILGCATESTDPRGILGMNLGRLSFAKQSKITKFSYCVPPRQTRPGFTPTGSFYLGNNPSSKGFKYVGMMTSSRQRMPNFDPLAYTIPMVGIRIAGKKLNISPAVFRADAGGSGQTMIDSGSEFTYLVSEAYDKVRAQVVRAVGPRLKKGYVYGGVADMCFDSVKAVEIGRLIGEMVFEFERGVEVVIPKERVLADVGGGVHCVGIGSSDKLGAASNIIGNFHQQNLWVEFDLVRRRVGFGKADCSRLVK, from the coding sequence ATGTTATTGTTCCAAcattgcaaaaacaaaaacaaaatgtatcTCTTTCTCGTTGTTCTCTTCTTCTCTATCAACCCTTCTCAACAAACAAACTCACTCTCACTCTCTTTTCCTCTAACATCACTCTCTCTCTCCAATGACACAACCTCAAAAATGCTATACACATCTCAActattttcaacaacaaaaaaacccAACAACCCACAAAACAAAACACCTTCATATAACTacaaattttccttcaaatattCGATGGCTCTCATCATTAACCTCCCCATTGGAACACCACCTCAAACTCAACCAATGGTGTTGGACACTGGTAGCCAACTTTCATGGATTCAGTGTCACAAAAAACAACCTCCAACAGCATCCTTTgatccttctctctcttcaacttTCTCTATCCTCCCTTGTACTCACCCTCTCTGTAAACCACGAATTCCCGATTTTACCCTCCCAACTTCTTGTGACCAAAACCGTCTCTGCCACTATTCCTATTTTTACGCAGACGGCACTTATGCTGAGGGTAATCTCGTCAGAGAAAAATTCACATTCTCACGTTCCGTTTCTACCCCTCCTTTAATCTTGGGCTGTGCTACAGAATCCACTGACCCTAGGGGTATTTTAGGAATGAATCTTGGTCGTTTATCCTTTGCTAAACAATCCAAAATTACTAAATTCTCCTATTGTGTACCTCCACGTCAAACTCGACCCGGTTTTACTCCAACCGGATCGTTTTATCTAGGTAACAACCCGAGTTCCAAGGGGTTTAAGTACGTCGGCATGATGACTTCTTCTCGTCAACGCATGCCGAATTTTGACCCCTTGGCTTATACCATCCCGATGGTCGGGATAAGAATTGCCGgtaagaaattaaatatttcacCGGCAGTTTTTCGGGCCGACGCAGGCGGATCAGGTCAAACCATGATTGATTCCGGATCAGAATTTACTTATTTAGTTAGTGAAGCTTATGATAAAGTGCGGGCTCAAGTAGTTAGAGCTGTGGGGCCCAGATTAAAGAAGGGTTACGTGTACGGTGGAGTAGCTGACATGTGTTTTGACAGTGTAAAAGCAGTTGAAATCGGACGGCTGATAGGTGAGATGGTCTTTGAATTTGAAAGAGGTGTGGAGGTTGTGATTCCAAAGGAAAGAGTACTTGCTGACGTGGGTGGTGGGGTCCACTGTGTTGGGATTGGAAGTTCAGATAAATTAGGTGCTGCAAGTAATATTATTGGAAactttcatcaacaaaatctaTGGGTGGAATTTGATCTTGTGAGGCGTAGGGTGGGGTTTGGTAAGGCTGATTGTAGCAGATTAGTGAAGTAG
- the LOC11406643 gene encoding kinesin light chain 3 isoform X2, which translates to MDSYIWTFLTMGISANTAFAEDVTTETSSGNSANDDLNGLRKIEDGSVASNIHTAKWRVFTDKARELFFEGKLDDAERLFVAAIKEAKEGFGEQDPHVASSCNNLAELYRVKKAFDKAEPLYLEAIKILEESFGPDDVRVAVAVHNLGQFYIGQRMLEKALVSYERALKIKRRVLGYNHSECSDTMYQIGMVLYLQGKEKDAEIIIKDSISMLEKSGEGESIVCIRRLRSLSQIYLKSHRLDDAEMVQRKILNIMEFSKGWKSLDTVIAAESLALTLQASSETKQSKELLERCLEVRRALLPGDHIQIGANLLHLARVAMLDFSQNKKLDVSRAKAELGIAKDYLHNSIRIVRQCLDTILKQKDKSKKTSVRGHTSKEAQAALVILLQSLSTLSSLELAKEELQEIQKGDINVKAKEALLQCIAAYNEFVVHKKSIADYPEIKNEYLSCFKRAQSLLGNKLDGEGIQKLNQTS; encoded by the exons ATGGATTCTTATATCTGGACAT TTTTGACTATGGGGATTAGTGCCAACACTGCGTTTGCAGAGGACGTAACGACCGAAACGTCTTCCGGTAATAGTGCTAATGATGACTTAAATGGATTAAGAAAAATTGAGGATGGTTCTGTAGCATCAAATATACATACAGCGAAATGGAGAGTCTTTACTGATAAAGCAAGAGAGCTTTTCTTTGAG GGAAAATTAGATGATGCTGAAAGACTCTTCGTTGCTGCCATAAAAGAAGCTAAAGAAGGTTTTGGCGAGCAAGATCCGCATGTTGCGTCTTCATGCAACAATCTG GCAGAGTTGTACAGGGTCAAGAAGGCATTTGACAAAGCAGAACCGTTGTATTTGGAAGCTATCAAAATCTTAGAGGAATCTTTTGGTCCCGATGATGTAAG GGTTGCGGTTGCTGTTCACAACCTAGGGCAGTTCTACATTGGACAGCGGATGTTGGAAAAAGCTCTAGTTAGCTATGAG cgCGCTTTGAAG ATAAAAAGGCGTGTTCTGGGATATAATCATTCAGAATGTTCAGATACAATGTATCAAATCGGCATG GTTCTGTATCtacaaggaaaagaaaaggatgcTGAGATCATTATTAAGGACTCCATAAGCATGTTAGAG AAAAGTGGCGAAGGGGAGTCAATTGTATGCATTAGAAGACTCCGTTCCCTCTCCCAG ATATATTTGAAATCGCATCGTCTTGATGACGCTGAGATGGTCCAGAGAAAGATCCTGAATATAATGGAATTCTCAAAG GGATGGAAATCGTTGGACACAGTTATTGCAGCTGAATCCTTGGCCCTGACCCTACAAGCATCTTCCgaaacaaaacaatcaaaagaGCTTCTTGAAAG aTGTCTTGAGGTCCGGAGAGCCTTACTTCCTGGTGATCATATTCAG ATTGGTGCAAACCTGCTTCATCTTGCAAGAGTGGCAATGCTTGATTTcagtcaaaacaaaaaattggatGTTTCTAGAGCTAAAGCTGAGCTTGGTATAGCAAAGGATTATTTGCATAATTCCATAAG GATTGTGCGTCAATGTTTAGATAcgatattaaaacaaaaagacaaGTCGAAGAAAACTAGTGTTCGTGGACATACTAGTAAGGAAGCCCAAGCAGCACTTGTCATATTG TTGCAATCACTCAGTACTCTATCATCGTTGGAGTTGGCTAAGGAAGAATTGCAGGAGATTCAG AAAGGGGATATTAACGTCAAGGCTAAAGAGGCACTCCTTCAATGCATTGCTGCTTACAATGAG TTTGTTGTACATAAGAAGTCCATTGCCGATTACCCTGAAATAAAGAACGAATATCTTTCATGTTTTAAGCGTGCTCAAAGCTTGCTTGGCAATAAACTTGATGGAGAAGGTATCCAAAAGCTGAATCAAACATCATGA
- the LOC11419010 gene encoding splicing factor 3B subunit 4 produces MTTRIAPGVGANLLGQHSAERNQDATAYVGNLDPQISEELLWELFVQAGPVVNVYVPKDRVTNQHQGYGFVEFRSEEDADYAIKVLNMIKLYGKPIRVNKASQDKKSLDVGANLFIGNLDPDVDEKLLYDTFSAFGVIVTNPKIMRDPDTGNSRGFGFISYDSFEASDSAIEAMNGQYLCNRQITVSYAYKKDTKGERHGTPAERVLAASNPTAQKSRPHTLFASGPPSLPNAPQANGTIPAPVPPRPFANGVAPPPIHVIQPPPPQAPAFQPMQMPPPGQQVWHQQQQGQPMMQQGMPPPMQQFRPPHSMQMPPPPPPQGMQGPPRPLPPPSVMAGQQQVWRPPPPPQQQGGHPMGYPQNSMPPPPPPNHHGMRPPSG; encoded by the exons ATGACGACTCGAATTGCGCCGGGTGTGGGTGCCAATCTGCTCGGCCAACATTCGGCGGAGAGAAATCAAGATGCTACTGCTTACGTCGGTAATCTCGACCCTCAGATTTCTGAGGAATTATTGTGGGAGCTTTTTGTTCAAGCTGGTCCCGTAG TTAATGTGTATGTTCCTAAGGATAGAGTCACTAATCAACATCAAGGTTATGGATTTGTTGAATTCCGCAGCGAAGAAGATGCTGACTAT GCTATTAAAGTACTTAACATGATTAAACTTTATGGGAAACCAATTCGTGTAAATAAG GCATCCCAAGATAAAAAGAGCTTGGATGTCGGGGCAAACCTTTTCATTGGCAATCTGGATCCT GATGTAGATGAGAAGCTGTTGTATGATACTTTCAGTGCATTTGGAGTTATTGTTACTAATCCTAAG ATCATGAGAGATCCTGACACAGGGAATTCCCGAGGCTTTGGCTTCATAAGCTATGATTCATTTGAGGCATCTGATTCGGCTATTGAG GCAATGAATGGACAGTATCTTTGCAATCGTCAAATTACAGTATCGTATGCTTATAAGAAAGACACTAAAGGCGAAAGGCACGGTACTCCCGCAG AAAGAGTTTTGGCTGCAAGTAATCCGACGGCACAGAAGAGCAGGCCTCATACTTTATTTGCAAGTGGGCCACCATCACTTCCCAATGCTCCTCAGGCTAATGGTACCATTCCTGCTCCAGTGCCACCCCGCCCCTTCGCTAATGGTGTCGCCCCCCCTCCTATTCATGTCATCCAACCACCACCTCCACAAGCCCCAGCCTTTCAGCCTATGCAGATGCCACCACCTGGACAACAAGTATGGCATCAACAACAGCAAGGTCAACCAATGATGCAACAGGGAATGCCTCCTCCAATGCAACAGTTCAGGCCACCTCACTCGATGCAGATGCCGCCGCCGCCACCTCCACAAGGTATGCAGGGACCTCCAAGGCCTCTTCCACCGCCATCAGTAATGGCAGGCCAGCAACAAGTTTGGcgaccaccaccaccacctcagCAACAGGGTGGACATCCTATGGGATATCCTCAGAACTCAATGCCGCCACCGCCACCTCCCAATCACCATGGAATGCGACCACCTTCAggttaa
- the LOC11411241 gene encoding uncharacterized protein, with protein MLLYPRNSSEDYCSSLKLNIDATEPTRYFLYSNVAKCEYRFLSSFKNLRCECGSVLDRFVSVESDKVCNGFVKDSPNFIVTDDLTVLPNSMDANFGLLKRFGIKSTSLVKEVNMDITEKQVNSSMKGNTYSFFLFDRSIGFKLRLFVRKTDGEILFAQGEEDFVDFLFSFLTFCLGSIDSLYASISDLDRFRMFLNETYTRLKLVDPKSSKEGQEGYAKGPALFMITNDLVIEPMSQISALSLLNRFETPPSNVTEKDVFIGLMEGFTILKAALTIDINISSNKQSQPPFRLQSGLDLNEKHLNNFLQKETCDSALNSHLPAQIRELG; from the exons ATGTTGTTGTATCCGAGGAACTCATCGGAAGATTACTGCAGCAGTCTTAAGCTTAACATTGATGCCACTGAGCCTACAAGGTACTTCTTGTATTCCAATGTGGCTAAATGTGAGTATCGGTTTCTGAGCAGTTTTAAAAATCTAAGATGTGAATGTGGTAGTGTTTTGGATCGTTTCGTTTCAGTGGAAAGTGACAAAGTATGCAACGGATTTGTTAAGGATAGTCCAAATTTTATAGTAACTGATGATCTAACTGTGTTGCCTAATTCAATGGATGCAAATTTTGGTCTCCTGAAGAGGTTTGGGATAAAAAGCACTAGTTTAGTGAAGGAAGTGAATATGGACATCACTGAGAAACAGGTTAATTCATCTAT GAAAGGAAACACCTATTCGTTCTTTCTATTCGATAGAAGCATCGGATTCAAGCTGAGACTATTTGTTAGAAAAACAGATGGTGAGATATTGTTTGCTCAAGGAGAAGAAGATTTTGTTGACTTCCTTTTTAGCTTTCTCACTTTCTGTCTTGGCAGCATAGATTCTTTATATGCAAGCATATCTGATTTGGATAG ATTTAGGATGTTCCTAAATGAAACCTATACAAGGTTAAAGTTAGTTGATCCTAAATCATCTAAGGAAGGTCAAGAAGGTTATGCTAAAGGGCCTGCACTGTTCATGATTACAAATGATTTGGTTATAGAACCAATGTCTCAAATTTCAGCTTTATCTCTACTCAATCGTTTCGAAACTCCTCCTAGTAATGTGACTGAAAAAGATGTCTTCATTGGTCTCATGGAG GGTTTCACCATATTGAAAGCAGCTTTGACAATTGACATCAACATCAGCTCTAACAAACAGTCTCAACCACCTTTTCGCCTTCAGTCCGGATTGGACCTTAATGAGAAACATCTAAATAACTTCCTA CAGAAAGAAACATGTGACTCTGCATTGAATTCACATCTTCCAGCACAGATTAGAGAGCTTGGGTGA
- the LOC11409716 gene encoding uncharacterized protein: protein MSTKFFSLSSLMEKKRKPQPQESRDELALVKAAAWAWYQHGSRSERKKSSNEFDVTRTQRSPRPSRYKLEAMRMAEVTDLTCNGLEVGTIANNKSLLDTYEVQSISRQFDSLIDSSNKQHMDGNCAKNDDGNRRINNKKRFINFKGFWSRNVVVCGGGNDVVHGSALRGDQLSVKHRCTSS from the coding sequence ATGTCAACAAAGTTTTTCTCTCTGAGCTCTCTCATGGAGAAAAAAAGGAAGCCTCAACCTCAAGAAAGCAGAGATGAGTTAGCCCTTGTAAAAGCAGCTGCATGGGCATGGTACCAACATGGTTCAAGATCTGAAAGAAAAAAGTCTTcgaatgaatttgatgttacaAGAACTCAACGTTCACCGAGGCCTTCTCGATACAAGTTAGAAGCAATGAGAATGGCCGAGGTAACTGATCTTACGTGCAACGGACTTGAGGTTGGAACAATAGCAAACAACAAATCTCTACTTGACACGTACGAAGTACAAAGCATTTCTAGGCAATTTGATAGCCTTATTGACTCAAGTAACAAACAACATATGGATGGCAATTGTGCAAAGAATGATGATGGTAATAGAAGGATCAATAATAAGAAAAGGTTTATCAACTTCAAAGGGTTTTGGTCAAgaaatgttgttgtttgtggtgGTGGGAATGATGTAGTGCATGGAAGTGCTTTAAGGGGTGATCAGTTGTCTGTGAAGCATAGGTGTACCTCTAGTTAA
- the LOC11411240 gene encoding E3 ubiquitin-protein ligase bre1, protein MSTTESKREKLAGLSLDDILANQQRHGSTPPSSTTPRQPPPKSRTLIDIIKDDESNKKDRRSWKAFKDKLRLKRAGSAWTSSIPIPTSDIPIQNPNSRSFSQFGRRNSVRVQTHYDSDMSTHQVDELDPSDESNAPASRPKFTRGSSTRFTADSSENSGGGNLRPQLSRKNSTNVSSADPFRKGRVVTFRDSFDDEEPDDDTKHPETGRALSAREAVAAQEAAEAAAEAEAEAEAATGPPTMSLMDLLGETDREMGLEGSRYILSDEEDFSDDDYEEGEDDEDGESALEHTCSICMVKHKGTALAACGHSFCRMCSRELLVSKGNCPLCNNFVLEILEIF, encoded by the exons ATGTCAACTACGGAGAGCAAGCGAGAGAAGCTAGCGGGCTTGTCTCTTGACGATATCTTAGCGAATCAACAAAGACACGGCTCTACACCGCCAAGCTCTACAACGCCAAGGCAACCACCCCCTAAAAGTCGAACCCTCATAGACATTATCAAAGACGACGAAAGCAACAAAAAAGATCGCAG ATCTTGGAAAGCCTTTAAAGACAAGCTTCGGCTAAAGCGTGCTGGCTCTGCTTGGACATCATCAATTCCCATTCCAACATCCGACATCCCTATCCAAAATCCAAACAGCAGAAGCTTTTCACAATTCGGTCGTCGCAACTCAGTTCGAGTCCAAACTCATTACGACTCAGACATGTCAACACACCAAGTAGATGAGCTCGATCCATCAGATGAATCCAATGCTCCAGCTAGCAGGCCAAAATTCACTCGTGGGAGCTCAACTCGGTTCACGGCAGATTCCTCTGAGAATTCTGGCGGAGGAAATCTACGACCACAACTATCACGCAAGAATTCCACCAACGTGTCATCGGCAGATCCATTCCGAAAAGGGCGTGTAGTGACTTTTCGAGACAGCTTCGACGATGAGGAGCCCGACGATGATACCAAGCATCCAGAGACGGGGAGGGCATTATCGGCGAGAGAAGCAGTGGCGGCACAAGAAGCAGCAGAAGCTGCAGCGGAGGCTGAGGCTGAGGCCGAGGCTGCAACAGGACCTCCGACGATGTCGTTGATGGATTTGTTAGGGGAGACTGATAGAGAGATGGGGTTGGAAGGGTCAAGGTATATATTAAGTGATGAGGAAGATTTTTCTGATGATGATTATGAGGAaggtgaagatgatgaagatgggGAAAGTGCATTGGAACACACTTGTTCTATTTGCATGGTGAAGCATAAGGGTACTGCTTTGGCAGCTTGTGGCCATAGTTTTTGTAGGATGTGTTCAAGGGAGCTTCTGGTTTCTAAGGGAAATTGTCCACTTTGTAATAATTTCGTTTTAGAGATTCTTGAGAttttttga